TGGCAAGCTGATTTCGAGATCTAGAATCTAATTTGTCATCCTTATCAATTAACTCCAGAGATCCATTATTGACACTTCCTCTTCTGCTCACAGAAGAATGAGACGAAGAATCAGTTTCTACTGTTTTCCTAAGTTTGTTAAAACAATTATCACAGACACGATAAGGTTTGTTCGGGTTTGGTGCCATTGAAGCCTTAAGAGACTTCTTACTGCTACATGAATGGCAAAAAACAAGTCCACAATTATAACAATTGTGGCgttttcttttgaaattaaatgGCATTCGACAGCCAGAACACATAGACTGGTCAATACCAGAAACCCACTTATGCAGACATATAGCTGCAGTGAAATTAGTTCCACAAGCAATACTTTTGACATCTTTGTCCTTCAGAGCTTCTACTAATGTTGGGGAATTTCTATCATCTGTATCCCCATGGCCTAAACGGCCATTTGCACCCTTTCCCCATGTGTAAACTTCAGTCCTTGAAGTTAAAACTGCAACGTGATATGCACCACAAGCTATCTCCTCCACAAAACTTTTTGACAATTTCCCTTCAACACGAATTGGTAGCTTCCCATCAGCCTGAGGATTGCCTAATTGGCCATAGACAGGACTGCCCATTGTATAGACATGGCCAGAGGTGGTAAGTGCAACAGTGAGACTATGTCCACAAGCAACTTGGCAAAAATTGTGTTCAATGAGCGCAACACAGGTAGGGACAAGTTTTTCTTCCTTACTACCATGCCCAAGTCGACCTTTGTCTCCATCACCCCAAGTAAACAGCTTCCCTGAAGAGCAGTTGCTGGAACTTGAATTTCCAACCATGACTTCCACAACTGCAGCTGTGTGCCAAACACCACACGCAGCCCGCACAGTACGAAGACCCTTGAGGGATTCTACTTCCCTTGGTAATGAAACACTTTTTCGGTCTCCATGACCCAAAGCACCAAATGTTCCATCACCAAAAGTAAATAATTGACCAGCAGATGTCACAACAGCAGTGTGCCATGGTCCACAGGAAATATATGAAACATGTATGCCTTCCAAGGGACCATTTACTCTCTTTGGTACCCAGTGGCTCACTTGATTTCCATGTCCAAGAAGGCCATAATTGTATGCACCATTACCCCACGTGTAAAGATCACCAGAAAGTGTCACAGCACATGTGTGATATTCCCCACAAGCTACAAGTTCAATATTTGTATTGCTTAGAGCATCAATAAGCTTTGGATGGAGCACATCAGAGTCAACACCATGCCCAAGTCTGCCACCTGATTCCTCCCCCCACGAGAAAATTTCACCTTGTTTGGTCACTAGGGCCGCATGCCGTCCACCACAAGCAATATTCTGCACATCAAGAACTACAGCAGACTCCAAAGCTTTTGGAAATAGAGAATCCATTTTCACACCCGAACAACTCCCAACTCGATGATTCCCACCACCCAGAACACCATCACCTGTGCCTTCCCCCCAAATGAAAACATCCCCTAGAGCATCACCATCATCATGACCAGAACCTTGGCTAGATGTGCTAACGGCACTTGATAGACTAACTCTAAAAGCATCCATCCCCATTGTCTTCATGTGACCATGCATACTGTCTGATCCTCCAGACGACACAGAATGTACTGAAGCACTGGCAGAATCTGGAGGATAGAAAGCCTTTTGAGGGACGGCATATAAAACCACATCCAATGCTTTATCCAAACCATTCTTAGGGGGACTCTCGTATGGGCTATGAAGGCGAAGGTGATCCCCACTATCCTGAATAGAACAAAGAAATATtctataaataaacaatttcaaCTGCCATTGAGAGGGTCAGAAAAGAGAAAGGACATAAACAATATGTTAACACCTTTTTCAGGCTTTCGTTACTGCCAAAGGGAGAATTTAACGGAGAACTTCTTCTTGTGTAGGTTCGAGGACTATTAGCCTCAGATGGAATACCTTCACTTCTTGACTCTGTTCTCCACTTCCGGTGATGGCTACGGGAAATCAATGCTTTCAAACCACTGAACCAGACTTCAGCTTCATCTTTATCCTTGCATATCTAGTAGAAAATAATCAAACCATCAGActgttatataaaatttattgatactgttcacaaaatcaataatatcTGTACAAGCAACAGGACTGCTGcagaaaaaaaatccaaatgggagagaaatgaagaaacTCATACCAAGTCCAGTGACCTATCATTGTAGATAAGAGAGAATGACTGGTATTCTTTCTCAGGTCGTGGATATCTTTGAAAGATAGGCTGAAAAGAGTAGGGCCATCTTTTATCAATCATAACAGAGAACCTTATCACTTGAAAAGAATTCACGGTAGACGCTGAAAGTCAAAAAGG
This window of the Vigna angularis cultivar LongXiaoDou No.4 chromosome 7, ASM1680809v1, whole genome shotgun sequence genome carries:
- the LOC108338093 gene encoding PH, RCC1 and FYVE domains-containing protein 1 isoform X3; its protein translation is MIDKRWPYSFQPIFQRYPRPEKEYQSFSLIYNDRSLDLICKDKDEAEVWFSGLKALISRSHHRKWRTESRSEGIPSEANSPRTYTRRSSPLNSPFGSNESLKKDSGDHLRLHSPYESPPKNGLDKALDVVLYAVPQKAFYPPDSASASVHSVSSGGSDSMHGHMKTMGMDAFRVSLSSAVSTSSQGSGHDDGDALGDVFIWGEGTGDGVLGGGNHRVGSCSGVKMDSLFPKALESAVVLDVQNIACGGRHAALVTKQGEIFSWGEESGGRLGHGVDSDVLHPKLIDALSNTNIELVACGEYHTCAVTLSGDLYTWGNGAYNYGLLGHGNQVSHWVPKRVNGPLEGIHVSYISCGPWHTAVVTSAGQLFTFGDGTFGALGHGDRKSVSLPREVESLKGLRTVRAACGVWHTAAVVEVMVGNSSSSNCSSGKLFTWGDGDKGRLGHGSKEEKLVPTCVALIEHNFCQVACGHSLTVALTTSGHVYTMGSPVYGQLGNPQADGKLPIRVEGKLSKSFVEEIACGAYHVAVLTSRTEVYTWGKGANGRLGHGDTDDRNSPTLVEALKDKDVKSIACGTNFTAAICLHKWVSGIDQSMCSGCRMPFNFKRKRHNCYNCGLVFCHSCSSKKSLKASMAPNPNKPYRVCDNCFNKLRKTVETDSSSHSSVSRRGSVNNGSLELIDKDDKLDSRSRNQLARFSSIESFKQVESRSSKKNKKLEFNSSRVSPVPNGGSQWGALNISKSFNPVFGSSKKFFSASVPGSRIVSRATSPISRRPSPPRSTTPTPTLGGLTSPKIVVDDAKRTNDSLSQEVIKLRSQVENLTRKAQLQEVELERTTKQLKDAIAIAGEETAKCKAAKEVIKSLTAQLKDMAERLPVGPARSVKSPSLASSFGSNPCSNDVNYASIDRLNIQALSPEAELTASNNQLLSNGSGTVSNRSAGHNKMSQSDSTNRNGSRTKDCESRSESEWVEQDEPGVYITLTSLPGGKIELKRVRFSRKRFSEKQAEQWWAENRARVYEQYNVLMIDKSSVGVGSEDLAH
- the LOC108338093 gene encoding PH, RCC1 and FYVE domains-containing protein 1 isoform X2 encodes the protein MEGFGMASDLSRTGPVERDIEQAITALKKGACLLKYGRRGKPKFCPFRLSNDESVLIWFSGKEEKHLKLSHVSRIISGQRTPIFQRYPRPEKEYQSFSLIYNDRSLDLICKDKDEAEVWFSGLKALISRSHHRKWRTESRSEGIPSEANSPRTYTRRSSPLNSPFGSNESLKKDSGDHLRLHSPYESPPKNGLDKALDVVLYAVPQKAFYPPDSASASVHSVSSGGSDSMHGHMKTMGMDAFRVSLSSAVSTSSQGSGHDDGDALGDVFIWGEGTGDGVLGGGNHRVGSCSGVKMDSLFPKALESAVVLDVQNIACGGRHAALVTKQGEIFSWGEESGGRLGHGVDSDVLHPKLIDALSNTNIELVACGEYHTCAVTLSGDLYTWGNGAYNYGLLGHGNQVSHWVPKRVNGPLEGIHVSYISCGPWHTAVVTSAGQLFTFGDGTFGALGHGDRKSVSLPREVESLKGLRTVRAACGVWHTAAVVEVMVGNSSSSNCSSGKLFTWGDGDKGRLGHGSKEEKLVPTCVALIEHNFCQVACGHSLTVALTTSGHVYTMGSPVYGQLGNPQADGKLPIRVEGKLSKSFVEEIACGAYHVAVLTSRTEVYTWGKGANGRLGHGDTDDRNSPTLVEALKDKDVKSIACGTNFTAAICLHKWVSGIDQSMCSGCRMPFNFKRKRHNCYNCGLVFCHSCSSKKSLKASMAPNPNKPYRVCDNCFNKLRKTVETDSSSHSSVSRRGSVNNGSLELIDKDDKLDSRSRNQLARFSSIESFKQVESRSSKKNKKLEFNSSRVSPVPNGGSQWGALNISKSFNPVFGSSKKFFSASVPGSRIVSRATSPISRRPSPPRSTTPTPTLGGLTSPKIVVDDAKRTNDSLSQEVIKLRSQVENLTRKAQLQEVELERTTKQLKDAIAIAGEETAKCKAAKEVIKSLTAQLKDMAERLPVGPARSVKSPSLASSFGSNPCSNDVNYASIDRLNIQALSPEAELTASNNQLLSNGSGTVSNRSAGHNKMSQSDSTNRNGSRTKDCESRSESEWVEQDEPGVYITLTSLPGGKIELKRVRFSRKRFSEKQAEQWWAENRARVYEQYNVLMIDKSSVGVGSEDLAH
- the LOC108338093 gene encoding PH, RCC1 and FYVE domains-containing protein 1 isoform X1, which gives rise to MSRTGRMASDLSRTGPVERDIEQAITALKKGACLLKYGRRGKPKFCPFRLSNDESVLIWFSGKEEKHLKLSHVSRIISGQRTPIFQRYPRPEKEYQSFSLIYNDRSLDLICKDKDEAEVWFSGLKALISRSHHRKWRTESRSEGIPSEANSPRTYTRRSSPLNSPFGSNESLKKDSGDHLRLHSPYESPPKNGLDKALDVVLYAVPQKAFYPPDSASASVHSVSSGGSDSMHGHMKTMGMDAFRVSLSSAVSTSSQGSGHDDGDALGDVFIWGEGTGDGVLGGGNHRVGSCSGVKMDSLFPKALESAVVLDVQNIACGGRHAALVTKQGEIFSWGEESGGRLGHGVDSDVLHPKLIDALSNTNIELVACGEYHTCAVTLSGDLYTWGNGAYNYGLLGHGNQVSHWVPKRVNGPLEGIHVSYISCGPWHTAVVTSAGQLFTFGDGTFGALGHGDRKSVSLPREVESLKGLRTVRAACGVWHTAAVVEVMVGNSSSSNCSSGKLFTWGDGDKGRLGHGSKEEKLVPTCVALIEHNFCQVACGHSLTVALTTSGHVYTMGSPVYGQLGNPQADGKLPIRVEGKLSKSFVEEIACGAYHVAVLTSRTEVYTWGKGANGRLGHGDTDDRNSPTLVEALKDKDVKSIACGTNFTAAICLHKWVSGIDQSMCSGCRMPFNFKRKRHNCYNCGLVFCHSCSSKKSLKASMAPNPNKPYRVCDNCFNKLRKTVETDSSSHSSVSRRGSVNNGSLELIDKDDKLDSRSRNQLARFSSIESFKQVESRSSKKNKKLEFNSSRVSPVPNGGSQWGALNISKSFNPVFGSSKKFFSASVPGSRIVSRATSPISRRPSPPRSTTPTPTLGGLTSPKIVVDDAKRTNDSLSQEVIKLRSQVENLTRKAQLQEVELERTTKQLKDAIAIAGEETAKCKAAKEVIKSLTAQLKDMAERLPVGPARSVKSPSLASSFGSNPCSNDVNYASIDRLNIQALSPEAELTASNNQLLSNGSGTVSNRSAGHNKMSQSDSTNRNGSRTKDCESRSESEWVEQDEPGVYITLTSLPGGKIELKRVRFSRKRFSEKQAEQWWAENRARVYEQYNVLMIDKSSVGVGSEDLAH